A genome region from Baekduia alba includes the following:
- a CDS encoding MaoC/PaaZ C-terminal domain-containing protein has protein sequence MIALGEIAAFDYTWDDRDVILYALSIGARLPGDLGSLYEDAPLRTAPTFALAGMAGLVMPTVAALEIELSALLHAGQELTVARELPVRGTARVTRRVVEVVDKGRAALVVCEDQIGNYATARSTWWIEGAGGFGGAGGGSPAASAPPVVIPERAPEFSEEWTTTTEQAALHRLNGDRNPVHIDPAVAATTGQPGPFLHGLCTFGALGLALNRAAGPDRRLVSLSGRFTKPVFPGDAVRFEAWEGGMVARASVGDVVVLGPVGAAYSGV, from the coding sequence TTGATCGCACTCGGCGAGATCGCGGCGTTCGACTACACCTGGGACGACCGCGACGTCATCTTGTACGCCTTGAGCATCGGCGCGCGGCTGCCGGGCGACCTCGGGTCGCTGTACGAGGACGCGCCGCTGCGGACGGCGCCGACGTTCGCGCTGGCGGGCATGGCGGGGCTGGTCATGCCGACGGTTGCAGCATTGGAGATCGAGCTGTCCGCGCTGCTCCACGCGGGCCAGGAGCTGACGGTGGCGCGGGAGCTGCCCGTCCGCGGCACCGCGCGCGTGACCCGGCGGGTCGTCGAGGTGGTCGACAAGGGCCGCGCGGCGCTGGTCGTCTGCGAGGACCAGATCGGGAACTACGCGACGGCGCGCAGCACGTGGTGGATCGAGGGCGCGGGCGGGTTCGGCGGCGCCGGCGGCGGCTCGCCCGCCGCGAGCGCGCCGCCCGTGGTGATCCCCGAGCGGGCGCCGGAGTTCTCCGAGGAGTGGACGACGACGACCGAGCAGGCTGCGCTGCACCGCCTCAACGGCGACCGCAACCCGGTGCACATCGACCCGGCCGTCGCCGCGACGACCGGGCAGCCGGGACCGTTCCTCCATGGGCTGTGCACCTTCGGCGCGCTGGGGCTGGCGCTGAACCGGGCGGCCGGACCGGATCGCCGGCTGGTGTCGCTGTCGGGACGGTTCACGAAGCCGGTGTTCCCGGGGGACGCGGTGAGGTTCGAGGCGTGGGAGGGCGGGATGGTGGCGCGGGCGTCGGTGGGGGATGTGGTGGTGCTGGGGCCGGTGGGAGCGGCGTACTCCGGGGTGTAG
- a CDS encoding SRPBCC family protein: MSPPPTVSTTVTATAPVPRTTLFDRFIPIALPDILTGWGPIPAVTTTADQTGPWDQPGSSRTVHLADGSTARERVTECRTPTYFAYVVTDFTNPVKHLAREGRGQWWFDEAGPDATHIRWTYTFEARSRAARLLLAPVVHTAWQRFMRVGLARLVDQDPAR; the protein is encoded by the coding sequence ATGTCGCCGCCGCCCACCGTCTCCACCACCGTCACCGCCACCGCGCCCGTCCCGCGCACGACGCTCTTCGACCGCTTCATCCCGATCGCGCTCCCCGACATCCTCACCGGCTGGGGCCCGATCCCGGCCGTCACCACGACCGCTGACCAGACCGGACCCTGGGACCAGCCGGGCAGCAGCCGGACCGTCCACCTCGCCGACGGCAGCACCGCGCGCGAGCGCGTCACCGAGTGCCGCACGCCCACGTACTTCGCCTACGTCGTCACCGACTTCACCAACCCCGTCAAGCACCTCGCGCGCGAGGGTCGTGGGCAGTGGTGGTTCGACGAGGCCGGCCCGGACGCCACGCACATCCGCTGGACCTACACCTTCGAAGCCCGCTCCCGCGCCGCCCGGCTGCTCCTCGCGCCGGTCGTCCACACTGCCTGGCAGCGGTTCATGCGCGTGGGGCTCGCTCGGCTGGTCGACCAGGATCCAGCGCGCTGA